The proteins below are encoded in one region of Toxoplasma gondii ME49 chromosome IV, whole genome shotgun sequence:
- a CDS encoding hypothetical protein (encoded by transcript TGME49_319890~Signal peptide predicted by SignalP 2.0 HMM (probability 1.000) with cleavage site probability 0.964 at residue 22), with translation MKGFIKILLLLGLLAVTTRTVAQETEEAKLTSDSEKVAASSNLTPDNALAGAPQNEVAATEKVTDEKGSGEEAAEPDEDKKDDGEATNNEDEQKGDDDAKDHADEQKDDKKQGNDEHSSQKLSFIECDCRKKRVRGTGAPCSCADLVKEAFRHSLLPWFLPGFFPRQESEGSTMKPRLSGRQRLLGLGNLFGGYYPGYGYGYPGYGYGYGYGYPGYGYPGYGFGGFGPGFGVGFTF, from the exons ATGAAAGGCTTCATCAAgattcttctgctccttggCCTCCTGGCCGTGACAACCAGGACCGTCGCTCAAGAGACTGAGGAG GCGAAGTTGACGAGTGACTCCGAAAAGGTTGCCGCGTCCAGCAACCTCACTCCTGATAATGCGCTCGCTGGCGCTCCACAGAATGAGGTGGCTGCCACAGAAAAGgtgacagacgagaaaggcagcGGTGAAGAGGCTGCGGAACCCGACGAGGACAAGAAAGACGATGGCGAGGCAACGAACAATGAGGACGAACAGAAAGGCGATGACGATGCAAAGGATCACGCTGATGAACAGAAAGACGATAAGAAGCAAGGTAATGATGAACACTCCTCCCAGAAACTCTCGTTTATCGAATGCgactgcagaaaaaagcgcGTTCGCGGCACCGGCGCTCCCTGTTCTTGTGCTGACCTTGTGAAAGAAGCGTTCCGCCACAGCCTGCTGCCTTGGTTTCTCCCTGGATTCTTTCCGAGACAAGAGTCGGAAGGTAGTACGATGAAACCGCGCCTCTCGGGCCGTCAACGGCTTCTGGGACTCGGCAATCTTTTCGGTGGATACTATCCCGGCTACGGCTACGGATATCCTGGATATGGCTACGGATATGGCTATGGCTATCCCGGCTACGGCTATCCTGGATACGGCTTCGGAGGCTTCGGTCCTGGTTTTGGTGTTGGCTTCACATTCTAA
- a CDS encoding MORN repeat-containing protein (encoded by transcript TGME49_319880) gives MSFSDPPAGGGISAPAYIPKISENGQGTTERRDSFLSRELADLGCPFSNPGNDSVAFPEGEEFYRSSFLGSTLLRDEVAETSESADSSAFERRKDVFAIEDENSDSGSDVECDAPAQLTLRVGPSSFSYSSSSSFASSSSGSGPAVSRRTRETSSEACQRRSESPHGEAARGTSREREGTLSEKGDRVSEGGRHLGDREEGGKRKSRSWREGGDSDTAEDASFFSGKERQSFESPCSHDGGGERLRQGDSREGESHDQSGKNRPSVAAREDKNDGGHPKEGDKEDQLVCSSTPQRHRRSGAHSDASFASCSFSASREDPPIVCTLLAVEHPVRGPDVLLFHLHASKDGEERPVCGQNARANPLQNLASQNGLRTSLRCADGDREGNTLSSSVQSDAEVRHQLWPSASPPPRECRPTSPLSAADIECIRKWTPLFALPDFTSSEDDVRANEAFSTSPSLRLPESVHPVAESGPQTGGENVAERSDEREAGSVFFLLSGRDRFFFGLSCYKQIDAAAVLPSASRGSRVRCAVCVISSVPFWGSLLVRFSPVAEAFFQSMQASSSLSSSLASAALSPALCVSSDREARRSGSRVRRENGFLEGTAKDSETVEWSEEEVHADAKESLWKESHGRNDKGKTKREEETKGAEQLLLDWTAQINAIRYNHLGYSELFFDLEGSLTPFVLLFPPESLLQLAKALLLEKKILFFSRSPTRASSAVLAFLSLFPAALNCGYNSDGFASFHYRWRMHAFPFHFFHPRCILVPFLSLPLVEELLLQKRGFLVGASNWAVRVHPVLRPDVFVDLDRVDVHVEQEGLLPCLELSPFERLFATKLVPEALACLSRRHPKLSSLSSSFSSSSLSSSSLSSSSLSSSSLSSSSLSSSSLGCQPCGGDGESNKEASHAPCSLSPPDSSVSSSLPSSSPLPSSSLPSSSSFSSFTRQAGNFFQAVGTLASSSASSRKPLFRKQKSGSGSRLPSCNHCLSSPLPPSASPLPSPPLSLSPSSAVFSPSSPSSSPAQGVGGTDPIAWLLDDAHLPEEGDSLHKGGDDARRKEEKEEEDSSAVACFPRATDASRSTTRCDFAPPPRPDAGERQEKETGRRSVGALSHFSRAVKSLASGLEFSVSQKNSLASSSLVANHLPKEKASFVPSAESPSSADPFSFSSLPGRASLSVLGPGAFPRFSWKRSFFSFSSVFPSATGELEDRERFLLAGNANWEASVDLVRAAFTQYLEKLCRSVAIAAGPSRSVQVLLSALPRPERGEAQVKREDKSERKEDRNEKKEEPREDAEERDDVEEFNGAWIRAWTETHNFQVWLRQHRLPTVRSEEVQGEEMFSVAPQEGYGRLVYANGDVYEGEFSNSVRHGQGIYSGADGLRYEGDWQRDRRHGCGVLTHDKVNFVYVGQWEDDKKSGDGHLYSSTERYWGGFAENKYSGKGTYVERTGGIYYEGEFADGVFHGLGKLVLPLSSRAISQRIPSQTTPLRSTFPQRSPASPSSSFCPFPSFSPFPPFSSFSSSPSVSSSSSPSSFPASLVEEGRGGSTFCGEWEKGKAKGVFTCVYEDGCMYTGLLSDALLPHGTGTMMFPDGSSFEGEWRDGQRHGAGVFSALIADSISSADADVPSLLSRELAAASSPRSGETGVDTPQRPGAEKRVLVVEGEWHRDSPAAEKEWTLTFPSGDKYAGLLHLPSRQNGDAVRCEAETMAPSENGENASQRSKQVPTGEERHTRRRDHSQSTPYEKGEEEKGEEEKEKKERKREMNLETELRRFVLPHGPGFAKLKATGETYEGQWKLGTRNGEGESIASTGVRYRGEWVDGVPHGQGVLTHTESGEVRKGGFHSGFFCGDERKETEADHEPVLFSAFLQYPLHRCRFFWSSTH, from the exons ATGAGCTTCAGTGACCCTCCGGCGGGAGGGGGGATCTCTGCTCCGGCTTATATTCCGAAGATATCTGAAAATGGACAAGGGACaacagaaagacgagactcctttctctc GCGCGAGTTGGCCGACTTGGGTTGTCCTTTCTCGAATCCAGGAAATGACAGTGTGGCGTTTCCAGAGGGGGAAGAGTTTTATCGGTCCTCCTTTCTGGGATCAACTTTGCTCCGCGACGAAGTCGCAGAGACTTCAGAGAGTGCAGACAGTTCTGCTTTTGAGCGCCGCAAAG ATGTGTTCGCGATCGAAGATGAAAACTCCGACTCCGGATCCGACGTCGAATGCGATGCCCCTGCTCAACTCACGCTCAGAGTAGgtccttcctccttttcctattcttcctcttcttcgtttgcttcttcctcttctggaAGTGGACCTGCTGTTTCTCGTCGCACGAGAGAAACCAGTTCCGAGGCTTGTCAGAGGAGAAGTGAATCGCCACACGGAGAGGCAGCGCGAGGAACgtcgagagagcgagaggggaCTTTGAgtgagaaaggcgacagagtCAGTGAGGGCGGGAGACATctgggagacagagaggagggaggaaagaggaagagcaggagctggagagaaggaggagactcAGACACGGCGGAGGACGCGAGCTTTTTCTccgggaaggagagacagtctTTTGAGAGTCCGTGTTCACACGAtggagggggagagagactccGCCAAGGAGATTCcagagagggcgagagcCATGATCAGTCCGGAAAAAACAGACCTTCTGTGGCTGCCAGAGAGGACAAGAACGATGGTGGACATccgaaagaaggcgacaaggAAGACCAGCTTGTTTGTTCCTCGACACCGCAAAGACACCGGAGGTCTGGCGCGCATTCTGACGCCTCTTTTGCTTCCTGCTCCTTTTCAGCTTCAAGAGAAGACCCGCCCATTGTCTG CACTCTGCTGGCTGTTGAACATCCCGTTCGAGGTCCAGATGTTCTCCTCTTtcatttgcatgcaagcaaagacggagaagagcgaccTGTGTGTGGACAAAACGCAAGAGCCAATCCTCTTCAAAACCTTGCCAGTCAGAATGGGCTTCGGACGTCGCTGCGGTGTGCAGACGGCGATCGAGAAGGCAACACCCTAAGCTCTTCTGTCCAGTCTGACGCAGAG GTGCGCCACCAACTTTGGCCCTCTGCatctccgccgcctcgcgaGTGCCGTCCAacctcccctctctctgcggcagACATCGAATGCATCCGCAAGTGGACGCCGCTTTTCGCGCTTCCAGACTTCACTTCGAGTGAAGACGACGTCAGAGCGAATGAAGCTTTTTCgacctcgccttctctgcgacTTCCGGAGTCTGTACACCCGGTCGCTGAAAGCGGTCCGCaaacaggaggagagaacgtcgcagagaggagcgacgaacgcgaggcgggctccgtcttctttcttctttctggtcgggaccgtttcttcttcggtctcTCCTGCTACAAACAAATCGATGCGGCGGCA GTGCTTCCAAGTGCCTCTCGAGGTTCGCGCGTCAGGTGCGCTGTCTGCGTGATCAGCAGCGTTCCCTTCTGGGGGTCGCTCCTCGTTCGATTCTCCCCCGTCGCTGAAGCTTTCTTTCAGAGTATGCaagcctcctcttctctttcttcttctctcgcttcggcTGCGCTGTCACCggctctgtgtgtctcttcggacagagaggcgcggaGGAGCGGGTCGCgtgtgaggagagagaatgGCTTTTTGGAAGGCACTGCGAAAGATAGCGAGACTGTTGAgtggagcgaagaagaggtgcatgcagacgcgaaggagagcCTGTGGAAAGAGAGCCATGGCCGAAACGACAAGGGGAAgacaaagcgagaagaggaaacgaaagggGCAGAGCAACTTCTCCTCGACTGGACGGCTCAAATCAACGCCATTCGATACAACCACCTGGGCTACTCTgagctcttcttcgacttaGAGGGGAGTCTCACACCCTTtgtgcttctctttcctccag AGAGTCTCCTCCAGTTGGCAAAGGCTCTTctgctggagaaaaaaattctttttttctcaaGAAGTCCGAcgcgcgcctcctctgcgGTCTTGgcatttctctcgctcttcccaG CTGCGCTGAACTGCGGATACAACAGCGACGGATTTGCCAGCTTCCACTATCgctggcgcatgcatgcctttcccttccacttttttcaCCCGCGCTGCATCTTggttcctttcctctcgctgcctcttgTCGAAGAACTTCTCCTCCAGAAAAGAGGATTCCTCGTCGGCGCCTCCAACTGGGCTGTGCGTGTGCATCCCGTTCTGCGTCCCGACGTCTTCG tCGATTTAGATCGGGTGGACGTGCATGTTGAACAAGAAGGCCTTCTTCCATGCCTTGAACTGAGTCCCTTCGAGCGCCTCTTCGCCACGAAGCTCGTGCCGGAAGCGCTTGCTTGCTTGTCTCGCCGACACCCCaagctctcttctctctcttcttctttctcttcttcttctctctcttcttcttctctctcttcttcctctctctcttcttcttctctctcttcttcttctctctcttcttcttctctcggctgcCAGCCGTgtggaggcgacggcgaatCGAACAAGGAAGCCTCTCACGcaccttgttctctctcgccaccagactcttctgtctcttcttctcttccttcttcttctcctcttccttcttcttctctcccttcttcatcttctttttcttccttcacgCGCCAGGCGGGGAATTTTTTCCAAGCTGTCGGCACTCTCGCGAgttcctctgcgtcgtcccGGAAGCCTCTCTTCCGCAAGCAAAAGTCTGGATCAG GCTCTCGTCTTCCGTCCTGTAACCactgtctgtcttctcctctcccgccgtctgcctcccctctcccgtctcctcctctctctctctcgccttcctctgctgttttctctccttcttctccaagtTCCAGCCCCGCGCAAGGGGTCGGAGGAACCGACCCAATTGCCTGGCTTCTAGACGACGCGCATCTCCCGGAGGAAGGCGATTCTCTTCACAAG GGCGGCGACGACGCACggcgaaaggaagagaaagaggaagaagattcTTCGGCTGTCGCTTGCTTCCCTAGGGCAACAGATGCCTCACGTTCTACCACCCGATGTGACTTTGCTCCCCCTCCTCGACCTGAcgctggagagaggcaagagaaagaaaccgGAAGGCGATCTGTGGGTGCGCTTTCTCACTTTTCACGGGCAGTGAAAAGTTTGGCGAGTGGACTTGAATTTTCCGTCTCGCAGAAGAactccctcgcctcctcaTCTCTCGTGGCGAATCACCTCCCGAAAGAAAAGGCATCCTTTGTGCCTTCCGCTGaatcgccttcttctgcagatcctttctcgttttcgtctcttcctggaCGCGCGTCGCTGAGCGTCTTAGGTCCAGGCGCCTTTCCTCGATTTTCTTGGAAACGcagttttttttcgttttcatcCGTTTTTCCCTCTGCGACGGGAGAGTTGGAGGATCGAGAAAGATTTCTTCTTGCAGGAAATGCGAACTGGGAAGCTTCGGTCGATCTCGTTCGTGCAGCCTTCACACAGTACCTCGAAAAACTCTGCCG AAGCGTAGCGATTGCGGCCGGACCGAGTCGCAGCGTTCAGGTGCTTTTGTCTGCGTTGCCGAGACCGGAGAGGGGGGAGGCgcaggtgaagagagaagacaagagcgagagaaaagaagatagaaacgagaagaaagaagagccaagagaggacgcagaggagagagacgacgtgGAAGAGTTCAACGGTGCGTGGATCCGAGCTTGGACCGAGACACACAACTTTCAG GTCTGGCTGCGCCAGCATCGTCTGCCGACTGTTCGGTCAGAGGAGGTGCAAGGAGAGGAAATGTTTTCTGTTGCTCCTCAAGAAGGATATGGTCGTCTCGTCTACGCCAACGGAGACGTCTACGAAGGCGAGTTCTCGAACTCTGTCCGACACGGTCAAGGAATTTATTCAGGCGCAGACGGACTGCG GTACGAGGGCGACTGGCAGCGAGACCGGCGTCACGGCTGCGGTGTCCTGACACACGACAAAGTCAATTTCGTCTACGTCGGCCAGTGGGAGGACGACAAGAAGAGTGGTGACGGTCATCTCTACTCTTCTACCGAGCGCTATTGGGGCGGATTTGCAGAAAACAAGTACAGCGGAAAA GGGACGTACGTGGAGAGAACTGGAGGAATTTACTACGAGGGCGAATTTGCCGACGGTGTATTCCACGGCCTCGGGAAGCTGGTGCTtccgctctcctctcgcgcgaTCTCTCAGAGGATTCCGTCGCAAACGACTCCACTTCGCTCGACTTTTCCCCAGcgttctcccgcgtctccttcctcttctttctgtcctttcccctctttctctcctttccctcctttctcttctttctcttcttccccctccgtctcttcttcttcttccccgtcttcgttccctgcgtctcttgttgaagaaggacgaggcggCTCGACTTTCTGTGGAGAGtgggagaaaggaaaagcgaaaggcgTCTTCACATGTGTCTACGAAGatgggtgtatgtacacggGCCTGTTGTCg GAcgcccttcttcctcacggTACCGGAACGATGATGTTTCCTGACGGGTCCTCCTTCGAGGGAGAGTGGAGGGACGGGCAGCGTCACGGGgcaggcgtcttctctgcgttgaTTGCGGACTCTATTTCttcagcagacgcagacgttccttctttgctttctcggGAACTTGCTGCGGCGTCTTCCCCGCGTTCAGGCGAAACGGGTGTCGATACTCCTCAGCGCCCGGgggcagagaagcgcgtccTCGTTGTTGAGGGAGAATGGCACAGAGACTCCCCCGCGGCGGAGAAAGAGTGGACGCTCACCTTTCCAAGCGGAGACAAGTACGCTGgacttcttcaccttccttctcgtcaaAACGGCGACGCCGTGCGctgcgaggcagagacgatGGCTCCGAGCGAGAATGGAGAAAACGCCTCGCAGCGGTCAAAACAAGTCCCcacaggcgaggagaggcacACGCGGCGCCGCGATCACTCCCAAAGCACACCAtacgagaaaggagaagaggagaaaggagaagaggagaaagagaagaaggagagaaagagagagatgaacCTCGAGACGGAACTGCGACGCTTTGTCTTGCCTCATGGGCCAGGTTTCGCGAAACTGAAGGCGACAGGGGAAACCTACGAAGGCCAGTGGAAGCTCGGAACGCGGAACGGAGAGGGG gAAAGCATTGCAAGCACAGGTGTGAGATACAGAGGAGAGTGGGTGGACGGAGTGCCTCACGGACAGGGTGTCTTGACACACACCGAAAGTGGAGAGGTGCGTAAAGGCGGTTTTCACTCTGGATTTTTCTGCGGCGACGAACGCAAAGAGACCGAGGCCGACCACGAAcctgtcctcttctctgcctttctccagTACCCGCTTCACCGCTGTCGGTTTTTCTGGAGTTCGACGCACTGA
- a CDS encoding ubiquitin-conjugating enzyme subfamily protein (encoded by transcript TGME49_319870), which translates to MSNSRRATRCWLKSLVPPGRRQPPPSLSSRFEERVRLCSGNPSVFHDFPSLSTSYSFHLCKAKQLAGLPASPNLPGRPRIRSRPRRRRRVPNCFYRSKEPPSRQVVVSLVQSPLKQKGLPFASLPPLTGILVSRLSVFLWTAAKVHPASSPRLRSIHTDTEVSTMALKRINKELNDLSKDPPTNCSAGPVGDDMFHWQATIMGPEDSPYSGGVFFLNIHFPSDYPFKPPKVNFTTKIYHPNINSQGAICLDILKDQWSPALTISKVLLSISSLLTDPNPDDPLVPEIAHLYKSDRMRYDQTAREWSQKYAQ; encoded by the exons ATGTCTAACAGCCGGAGAGCTACCCGGTGTTGGCTTAAATCGCTAGTCCCGCCAGGCCGCCGACAACCgccgccgtctctgtcttcgagGTTTGAGGAACGAGTCCGCCTCTGCTCGGGAAATCCGTCAGTTTTCCACGattttccgtctctctcgacctcttACTCTTTTCACCTCTGCAAAGCCAAGCAA CTCGCTGGCCTTCCGGCTTCCCCCAATCTTCCGGGTCGACCGCGGATCCGTAGCCGCCCacgacggcgaagacgagtTCCCAACTGTTTTTACAG AAGCAAGGAACCGCCTTCCCGCCAagtcgtcgtctctcttgtccaGTCTCCACTGAAGCAGAAGGGTTTGccgttcgcgtctctccccccTCTTACAGGGAttcttgtttctcgtctttctgtctttctctggacCGCCGCCAAGGTCCATCCTGCATCTTCTCCACGTCTTCGTTCcatacatacagatacagAGGTCTCCACCATGGCGCTGAAACGCATCAACAAG GAACTCAACGACTTGAGCAAAGACCCACCCACGAACTGCTCTGCAGGACCCGTCGGAGATGACATGTTTCACTGGCAAGCTACCATCATGGGTCCTGAAGACAG TCCGTACAGCGGAGGTGTGTTTTTCTTGAACATCCACTTCCCGAGCGACTATCCCTTCAAACCCCCGAAAGTCAATTTCACAACGAAGATCTACCACCCCAACATCAACAGCCAAGGCGCAATTTGCTTGGATATTCTGAAGGACCAGTGGAGTCCCGCACTCACCATCTCCAAagttctcctctccatctcttcgCTCCTCACAGACCCCAACCCTG ATGACCCGCTGGTGCCGGAGATTGCGCATTTGTACAAGTCAGATCGGATGCGATACGACCAGACGGCTCGGGAATGGTCGCAGAAGTATGCTCAGTGA